gcacttcaccaaagaagacatgcaggtggctaacagatacatgaggaaatcctcacgatcattagccattagagaaatgcaaatcaaaactacaatgtgataccatctcaccccgacaaggctggcattaatccaaaaaacacagaataataaatgttagagaggttatggagagactgggacacttatacactactggtaggactgtaaaatggtacaaccactttgcaaatcgatttggcactcccttataaagctagaaatagaagtaccagatCCAGCAATCACataccttggaatatatcctacagaaataagaaccctcacacaaatagatatgtgcacacccatgttcattgcagcactgtttacaagagcaaagagatggaaataacctaggtgcccatcaacagatgaatggctaaacaaattatggtatattcacacagtggaatactacacgacagtaaagaacaatgatgaatctgtgaaatatctcataatatggatgattctggaaggcattaagctgagtgaaatcagtcgcaaaaggactaatattatatgagatcactattataagaactcaagaaaaggtttaaacacagaagaaaacattctttgatggttatgaagatggggaggaagggagaagggtattcactaactagataaagtagaaaagaattattttgggtgaggggaaggacaacacacaatacagggagaattaagacaactggactaatccaaaagctaagaagtttcctgaatacaaccaaacacttcgagggacagagtagcaggggtgggggtctggggaccatggtttcaggggacgtctaggtcaattggtataacaaagtttattaagaaaacgttctgcatcccactttggtgagtggtgtctgtggtcttaaaagctggcaagcagccatctaagatgtatcaattggtctcaacccacctggagcaaaggagaataaagaacactaaagacacaaggaaaatatgagcccaagatacagaaagggccacataaagcagactccatcagcctgagactggaagaactagatggttcctggctatcaccaatgacttccctgacagggaacacaacagagtccctgatggagcaggagaaaagtggggtgcagaacttaaattctagcaagaagaccagacttaacagtctgactgagactgaagggaccccagaggacatggcccctggactctgtcttagcccaaaactaaaaccattcctgaagccaactcttcagacagggattagactggactataagacataaaatgatatttagTGGGTTgggtataagacataaaatgatattagtgaagagtgtgcttcttagctcaagtaggtaCATGAGACTATATTGGAAGCTTCTATCCAGAGGCAaggtgagaaggtagagggggacaggagctggccgaATGAACACGGGAAATAcggagtggagaggaggagtattctgtcacattatagggagagcaactagggtcacacaaccatgtgtgtataaatttttatatgagaaactgatatGAActataaacttccacttaaagcacaattaaaaaaattacatatgttGCTCATATTCTGTTGGACAGAGCTGTTCTAGAACACTGAAGGTTTGTAGCTACAGGAACATTTAAAATGCAGTGGGAAAGGTAACCACGTATGGCTCTCATCATGGAGCATTTTCCCAGGTCTCTTGCCTTTCGCTTGTCGAGTCATTGTCTTGAAATCAcatggtttggttttgttctctTGTCAACAAATAGACTTGCTACCTGAAAGCATCATTGATTTTTCCTTATTTCACCATTGCATCAATTAAGTTAAGAAACTCTTCTAGCCACATCAAAAAGAGGAATGACCTAATGGGCCGTGAATGCATCTTGCAAATTCCACCTGGACCAGAATCAAcccattctctttttctttctcatggaaaacaaaaacagaaagcacCTGTTCTCCTGGCGCTAATTGGTATAATTGCCCCCAGGTCTTGTGTTGTCTGCAGCTGGGTGAAGCATTGCCAAGGTCACAGCGGTTCCTGGCTATGCTGGGCCGTGGTCATGCTCAGCTAGATGACGGTCACCCTGCCGGCCTGGGCCCTTACAGCACTCCCCCTCGTGGCACCACACCCAGGAGGTGGGTCTGTCATTGGGCAGACCCGGATGTGACTCACCATGGCACCCTGGGCACCCTTACAGGTTATGGGTGCCGCAGCCTGAACATTATCACGTTCTCTGAAGAGTCGCAAACCCCGTGAGAGAGAATTTCACTGGTCCTGTTTATTCAGCATGTACACTCTCATATCAAAGTACCTGCCCTCTATTTATTTGCTCTTCATTTTTATGGTCTTTAGGCAGAGTAAACTACAGATAAGAAACCTGTCTAAAGATTTGGAGGGAGGGGGAGGCATTAGGAAGGGGATTGAGTAATGACTGGGACACTGGGACCGGGAGAGAAACATCTGTGCACGTTGATTTGAAGCTGAAAAAGGCTTGTGCTTCTTGCCCACTGTGGACTCTGCAGGGCATTCCTGCCTAgcctggggaggggagggtggctGCCCTGTGAGCCCAGGAGGTCTAGGGCCCTCTAGGGGCTCTGCAAGGAGACAGGAAGGGCTGTAACTCATTGTAACCCTTTGGGGAGAAGTGGAAGGGAGTGAGGTGGGGAAGAAAGAGCAAATAGTGCTAAATCTCCCCCTCTTTAGATTTTACATTGGAAAGCAAAATAGAGAAGTTGCCAATTGCTTTTGTTGGATAATTCATTCATGCAGATGCCCAGGGCTTAGAGCCCCAGTTTTGCATCAAGACAAGAGCAAGCTGCAGGAGGGGCTGCCTGCTTTCTCTTCCCCCTCCCTCGGAGGTGCCAGGTCTTTGGCAGCCTCTCCTGAGAAACCCCAGCCATGGGCCTGGACAGCTGTGGTCAGATCCTCCCTCACTCCACAACCACCTTAATGAGTGGTGTCTGTCATCACTGCCCACTCTCCTCCCAGACAAGCAGGGTCCTAGGAATCAGACCCACTTTGGGGTACCCAGGAGCCAGGCCCGTGAGCCAGCTGAGATGGGACTAAGTGACTGCCTCTAGGCCAAACCTGTGAGGTTTCAAGAAGGTGAATGGAAGGAAGGGCCTGGCAGGAAAGTAGGACCCAGGCACAAGGGAATAGGACTCAGCTTAGGAAGAGGCGTGGactggaggtggggagggaaacCAGCTCAGAGCCCTGACCCCTTTGGCATGGCTACCAATGCATTCCATAGGGCAGCTGAGGCCTGCACTTGGGTGGGAGGAAGCCGCTGAAGGGCTGTGATGGCTCAGGCCTTGCCAACGCCCATCTCCCTAGGTCTCCGGGCTACCTGCTGGGATCATTAGGCATTCCATAACACAATGAAGAGGTGTATGCTATCCACAATATGACAAACACAGAAAccacttttcaaaaaaaaaaaggaattgttaTTAGTTAGAAGACTAAgggattattttaaattttgcccactaaaaaaaaattattacccaAGACAGATTTTACCAAAACAAACAGAATTCTAAAGAAAAGGGGGAGTTATCCACCATAATCCACCCATTTCAACGAATCACACTGGTCAGTAGGTTTGGGTTTCTGTCTTACCCTTGCCGTATGCAAGTTATTTTTATATCTTCATAATCAGTCTATGTGGAGTTACAAATCCTGATTTTTTCACATCATATACTAACTTAAGTTATCATTATTGTGTTTCTACATATACCTCATAATCACCATTTTTCCTAGTTTCAATGCCTGGTGGAATCAAAGTCCAGTGATTTCTTTAACTATCCCTACTGTTGACATTTTAGGAGTTCTTCCCATGAATATACTAGTTTTCCTTTTGTTGAATTATTTCCTTTAGGCAAATTATTAAGACAGAGATGAATGACCCAAAGTTCTTACAAAGAAACGTAGTTTGTTTCTTGaagaagtttgtttttttcttgtaacaTGTCCACATTGCTTTCCAATAGAGCAACAAGTGGCAGTGGTAACCAGTGTAAATGACTCAGACTTACTGTATCTTTATCAGCttggggtaattttttttttcttttttgctaattTAACTTTTATAAAATAGTAGGGCCAAAGGAATTTTCAtcttaaatttgtttttaattcttattaaTATTGTGCTCTTCAGTGTTTCATAGAGTGATGTGATTAGATATTTTGACATGATGGTAAATActtcaaagttaaaaaaatagcTATAATTGATTTGGTTGGGTTCCTTAAACATCCCAAACTAATGGCAAGCATTTGGGAAGGGCTCTGTTTTCCATTTCGAATACTATTCTAtgtaacatttcatttttttttttttttttttctctgctataCGTGTTCTTAATTCTTTAAACTTAAATTTCTTTAAGCCATCACATTTcctggaagagaaaaacaaaactttagTAAAATGCGTTCAGATAATTAAAGTTCAAAGCGAAAGAACTAAGGGGAACAATCATGTACTCTTGTGAGCCTTATTAATTtgtccacatgcacacacatcacCAGCCCGTCCCCTTTGTCTGGGTTGTCAGAAGACATTAACTGCCACCAATCTGGAAGCCACTTCCTGGCTCTCAAAAGGACGCAATCACCAAACAAGAAAGGCTCATTTATCTGAATTAAAACCTGGCTACGTAAGTGAGGATTGTGCAGAGCATATTTCATGCGTCATTATCTGAGCCCGATTAGCAGTGATGGAAATTGGTCCTCAATTTTAACAATCAGCAGAAAAACCTTCAGCTTTCACTGCAAACAATTGCCTTATGCATGTCTGTGTTTTTTGCACAATAGAAAAATAGAGACGAGCTCTTGCAAAGAGAGTTTTCAAATTGTTTTGGCAGCACTTGTCTCGCTGATGCTATTGTCCCTGTGACGCAAATAAGGTAACGTCCAGTTCTCCCAGCCCAATGGTTTGACATCTTCCTGGGCGCCCAGGGCTGCAAGGACCAGATGGTGCCTCCtggccctggacacggccttctCCTGGGCTTTGGAGCAGGCCCACCCGGTCTAGACCCTGGTGAGATCTTGGGCAGTTTTGTTAAGTCTCTGTGTACATAGTTGCCTGTCTGTTCAATGGAGATAACACACCACCTACCTTCTAAATTGGTTGTGGGGATTATACTAGGATAATCCATGCAAAAGAGCTCTGTTCAGGAGCTGGAACATGAAGACAGCCAACTCAGCATAAAGGACTGGGCTGGCCAGGCCCGTCCCTGCTCTGTGAAGAAAGATCCTTAGCTCTTTGATGCAGCCTGTGTGAAGGCATTTGGGGTTAAGTGCTTCGAGTGGAAGCTGTTATTACTGTAACTGTTGTTATAATGATAATTTTTGCTACCATCCtcttcattgtttttattttccctgGTGAAGAGCCCAAAGGAGCACCCAggagtggattatccaataggcagggtaagcacagtgcttaccttgcttaccagatcatctatagTGAACAGTTGCTTGTAAGTTTCACCACATTTTTTATTATCATTCAGTATAACATctttgaaattgttcactacagattggtaagtaaaTGCatgtaagcctgtgcttaccttgcttacttggTCATccgtccctgtcagggattgtaaatttgaaaagagactttgattctgtagaaggtactgtggggttgggagaaagacttggggaTAACCTGATTGTGCAGTTCCCAAGTGGTGTGTGAGCATGGGCATTTTCAAGCTTCTCGCAGCCTGGAACCTAACCCCTATTACCGTTCAGATGTAAGATACCATTTGCAGCTTACAGCTTTAGAGTGACAGATACGCAGGCAAATCCTCTTTGCACGTTCACTTGTCTTTGTGCAGTGGATTATAATTTAGACTTCAGACTGCAGAGTGAGCGGGACTTGTCTGTGGCCACATACATGctaacacatacacactcacatacacacatacacccatatgcatacacatacacacaaattcaCACACATCCCTGCACAGTGTACtcgcatacatacacatacaaacacGTAGACCCACACtcagacacacatacactcacacacacatgcattcacACATATACTACAAACATACATACTCACACTCACACTGATACACACACTCTGACACGTACACTTCAGAATCTCTGTCTCAGTAGTGCCAAGAACAGTGGTCTGAAGAACATGCGACTACCTGAAATTGATTACCAACTGCACCTTCCTTGGGTATTTCTGGGAGTAAATTAAATAaatagtaaaagaaatgaacgCCCTTGCTTTCTCTTTGGTGTCCCCCAGACCTGAAAAAGCTGCTACAGCCTCAAATGATGATGAACACCTATTGATCACTGGACAGTTCCAGAAAACCCATGCAGAGCTTGATGAAGAAGGTAAAGGCTACCCTACCTACTACTTTTATATTGTATTATGTGACTGTAATTCTGAAAGTTATTTTTCCTGGTCACACTTTTTGGATTAACTGTGTGaggcaaggagccttggtggcacagggttaagcattcggctgttaactgaaaggtcagcagttcgaatctaccagccgctccttggaaaccctatggggcagttctactctgtcctatagggtcactgtgagtcggaatcaacttgacggcaatgggttttgggtttatgtgAGTAAAAGGTCTTCAAAAGAAATTGGACTTAAGACAAATGTGAAGAAGCCTGCATGTGAGGGGAGAGCACCCTCAGGTGGGGCACAGTTCCCCACACACAGCTTTTCGTCCATGCTGCAGAACAGTACTGCAGAAACGTCTTAAGCAGCTTCGTAGAACGTTCTCTGGGTAATACTTATCCTACACATAAAACATGCCATACAtgttaaaacaaataaataaaaggttcAAAGCGCCCAAATGAGTTAGGGAAACCCTGAGTGACACAAAGATAAAAAGCTTTCTTTATTAACTTCTAGGCCTTTACTTGCTAAAATGTAGCATATCTCTCAGAGGAGAATGCAGCCCACAACATGTTGGCCGAAGGGACCCGTTTGTCATGGAGCATCTCATGGCACTGCTACTCTGTGGAGATATTTTTGGTAAACAGTAGTGTGAGGCCAGTGCAGATGCAAAAAATCCCTGTGAACAAATAGGGAATCTTTCAAACGAAGAAGCTGTACTGTTTCTTCCAGGGCacatacagaaaaacaaataagaagTTAGATATTGGCTACAAGTTAAAacaaggaggaggaggtggaagaggaggaaatggaggaggagaaggaggaaacaGACTGCAGGATCAATCAGTGGTTTTGTCTGACTGACTCCTCAGTTCCCTGTCCTCAGAATATATGGTTCGCAGAGCTGACACATTGAAATCAGCCTGCTGAGTCCCACAGGCATCTGACCACATGGCCTGCTGCATCATTTGGGGCTTTCAAGAGTCATGATAATTTTGAGGTACTCAAGACTTAGTCATCTAGCTCCTTAAGAAGTTAAAGGTAGAGCAAGTGGGCCCACATGTTCTGTTCTGCTTCCAGTGAACTTGAGAAACCTGGAGGTTAAAACCCAAAACTCACTTTCATGCTCCTgtgttgagccagttcttccagAGGGCTTGTATTCAGAAATCTCTTCAGCAAAAGATGTGGGCACCATGTTGTCACTACATACCTCACCTTGAAACACTGAGGGTCTGCAAACAGTTCTCTTGAGTAATGAGAGTTGAGATTCTGGCCCCAGGGCATATGTAGATTACAAACTGAAATGACATTTTTACAGATATGTAAATGACTTACACAGAAGTAACCTCAGGGAAATCAAACTCCTGGTTGTGATTGCACTAAGTCATTGTCATGGGAATTGCTCACTTGGTGTCAGTGTGTGACTTGTGTTTTtacttctttgcagaaatggaagagAGTTATGAAACAGACACCAGCTCTCTAACCAACTCTTTAAATGATGTCTCCAACCACTTGACACAAGATGCCATAATCACCAGCAGCAATGCAGATGCAATCCCAGTGACATTCATAGGGGAAGTTTTAGATGATCCCGTTGATCTGGGGCTGTTTTCCAACAGAAACAACAATGCAGGTTCTTCTGACACGGGAAGCATTGCCAGCAGAAGAACCCACCTGTCATTCCAGGCTGAGGATAACCCGCCCcttggaaagaagagagaagtgcCTGAATCATATACTCCTTCCCATGACAGTGGAAAAAACACCAGATTGGCCTTATCCAACACCTGTAATGCTGTGAATTCAATTAAAATTGGACCCAGAGTGACTACTTCTGCCTCAAAGTTACACACGGATGACCTAAATGCACAGGAAAAGAGCCAGGTGTATGGCTGGACCTGCAGTGAAAAGACTGGACCTGCTACCCAGAGAGGGAATTCACAGCCAGCAAGTGAAAAGGAAGGCAATGATAAAAATGAAGTCCTGTCACCACCTTCGTGGTATCAACGAGGCCAAAACACAGGGGGAAGTTATGGACTTAAATATGGCCTCACGACATACAAAATTGTTCCTGCAAAATCAGAGATGAGGTGTTATGACCGAGGAGCATCCCTCTCAACGGGTGCCATTAAGATTGATGAGCTAGGGAATCTGGTGGGTCCCTACATGAACGGGAGCAAGACCATACCCGTGTCATCATCCGTTCTTGAAACAGAAGGTCAACCCGTTGGAAAAGTAAAAGAATTCTGGAGGTCCACCTCCATGGAAAATCGTTCCAGTGTGCCCACGGAGTGCCCAGTGAAAAGAACCAGCACCACCCTGCCAACTAACccccagaatccagaaagcagGCTCAGAGCACACCCCACCTCTCCAGGCCCCACACTGACATTGCCCCAGCAGCAGCCTGCACCCCGAGAAGATGGGAGGcatctggaggaaaggagaagccaGTCACACAGAGCCATCACTGTTCAGGCAAAAGGGCCAGCAACTACCACCACAGAAGTCTCTTTTCTCAAGCCCCCGAGAAGAACATCCAGCCAGTACGTGGCCTCAGCTATAGCCAAGCGGATAGAAGCCCAAAAACCCCATGCTAACTTGACAGTGAAGCACAGTGATGCTCAGAGGAGTTATGAAGGCAGAGCCCCAAAGCCAGCTGGACGACATCTTGCTACAAAAGATAATATAACCCCCAACCCATGCTCAGAGACAGCACTACGTAAAGATGATGCAAAACAGCCCTGCTTCAACCTCTCCAGCAGTAACGGGGTGGAATCAGCAGTGGGTACCCATCCAAGAGCGGAGATCACTAGCTCCTATGGAAAGTTATCTGCTCAAAACTGTCCTGCTGGAACTCCAAAAAGCTCCTTTGTCCCACTAATCAAGCCTTCCCAGAGGGATCATGTTTCTGTGGGACAGAGCTGTGGCTTCAGTGGAAAGCAGAGTCCGAGGAACCAGAAGACCAGCTCAGCGTCTGAACCACAGTACGTGCAGGACAGTACAGACGCCCCCCCTTCCCACTCAGCGGATGAGCAGGCCTCCCCCAGGGCTTTGGTGAATGGCTTGAGGTGGCCCCCAGTCAGCAGCGaacctcctcactccctgaaAGTGTCCACCACGAACAGCCATGTGTCTCCAGACACGGAGCAGAAACCGAATACATTATCTACAGATGCAAACGAAACAGAGGGCACTTTGACATCCAGCATTTTCGggccaaagaagaaattcaagcctgtcATCCAAAGGCCAGCGCCAAAAGACACGTCCCTGCACAGTGCTCTGATGGAAGCCATCCATGCAGCAGGAGGGAAGGAAAAGCTGCGGAAGGTGAATAGGCCTGACTTAGATTCCTAGAGTGGGACTGGAGGAGAGGGAGAGGACAAGGATAAAGATGAGGCtgttgacatctttatttttttctaacatgTCAATATGCTGCACTGAAATTGTCACAAGAAATAAAGTGGCTTATTTTGTCCCTTACATTTCCTGGGGTTAGAAAGGCAAGCATCCACTTCAGCCCTCTTCTGAATGGTTTCTGTGAATTAGCAGCCTGTGTGTGCTGCCGTCTACCTTCTGACGGTGGGTGGCATGGCTCCTCCATGTGGAAACTCTGTCAGTCCCACCAACAGTCCTGAGCAAATGTGTCTGATGCACACCCAGTGCTGACTGTGACCAGAATTTCTGCCCCAGTGCCCATGGACTATTTGGATAGAACTGCCGAAAGCACTCAAGTTGAGAGATTGTAGGCTTGTCTGCATGACTTTAGGCCCCTGAGTGCCGAAAAGATGTCAGCCAACAAACAGGCCAGAAGGAGTAGAGAGGCCAGGGGGTCTGGTCACTTCTAGACCAGTCCTTGAACAACTGACTGTGTACATAAAAAATGTAGGCTGGGGCCACTGCTTTTCTGTATTTGCATATTTCTTAGCAGCAGTATACTGTAATTCTTTCACAGTGATAGGAACAATTTTATGGTACTCCTTCACCCAGTATCTAGAGATTTAACTACTTACaactattttctcatttaataacCATTATAACAATCCCAATTATTCGGGATTATTATCTATATTTTGAGGTTGAAAACTCTGAGAGGCTAAGTAACATGGCTCAAGGTCACACTACTAGCTGGTGTGGACACAGGATTCTCATCCAGGCCTGCAGGACTGAGAAGCACACGCTAGCTCTGAAAGCTAGGACAAATGACAGGAGTGATGTGACATTAAGAGACAATCATTCGATGCTTCCCtaaatacatgttgttgttagttgccattgagttgattccaacacatgatgaccacatgtgtgcagggtagaactgctccatgggcttTCAAAGCTGTTATCTTtcagaatcagatcaccaggcctgtcttccaaggcacctctgagtggattcaaactgccaaccaaccttttggctagtaatgaAGTACTTAGCTATTTGTGCCACTTGAGGCCTCTTTCCCAAATACATaaccattgatttttttttcttttctctagtgTAAGGTCAATACAGAATCTTAATTTGATACTGTatcacatatacaaaaaaaaaaaaatacagcctccTACAGATAAGAACTGTGCAAGGGATTATATAGGCCTCAGTGACGTGTTGGTTTTCTTTTGAGCTGCTTACAGGTTGCGTTTCTTTATTATCTGAATGAACTCCATTGACACTGTTAATATTCTAGACTGCAGAGCACACCTCAGAGAGAGGGCCAAAGAAGCTGTTCTACACGGAGGCAGAGAGCGAGCGGTCGGCACTGCTGGCGGCCATCCGTGGGCACAGTGGTGCCTGCAGCCTGAAGAAGGTAAGAGGGCAGCCTCCCGTAGGCGTGCTGGCATCAGGCACCCTCCTCCCCTGGCAGCCTGGCTGGGAGCCCCAAACGCAAGGGCAACCCTCCTGGCTGATGGCCACCCTGACACCCGTGAGGAGATGGGTGTGAAGAAGCCCCATCTGGCTCCAGAGTACGGGACAGTCCCTCAGCAGCCAGAGCGAAAGACATGAGAGCTCCTAGAAACACTTCTGGGTGGGGTTCCTtgggctgcaaaaaaaaaaaaaaaaaaaacgccacaGACCAGATGGTTTATGACAGCAGAAGCTTACCGTCTCACAGATATGGAGCCTGGGAGTCTGCATTCCGGGCAttgcagggccatgctctctccctcggctctaggggaagatcctttcatGTCTCTGCCAACTTCTGGTAgacccaggcatttcttggcactccttggcttgtagagaTGGCTTCACATAGCCGTTATCCCcttgtgtctgtctctgtctgtctctcctctTTTACAAGGAGGCTGCTATGATTGCATTAGGATGAGCACTGCcctggtatgacctcatgctgacttaactgataacatcttcaaagacctttatttccaaacaaggtcacggtCATAGGTACAGGGGTCAGGACTTCAGCCTATCTTTTGGGGAGGGCACAGTTCAGTCCCTAACAATGCCCCACCCTTTTCTGAATGCATGACTCCTCCAACGTGGGCGCTTAAAATTGAGCAGATTCCAGCTGATGACCAAATGCAGCTTCAAGCTTAGAAAGTTCAGCAACTGGGAGTCAATTCCCTTCCATCTCTTAGGATGAAGTTGCTGCAGAACTGCAGCGTTGGTTTTTCCATCACCTCAGGG
This Loxodonta africana isolate mLoxAfr1 chromosome 8, mLoxAfr1.hap2, whole genome shotgun sequence DNA region includes the following protein-coding sequences:
- the COBL gene encoding protein cordon-bleu isoform X3, which encodes MDSAPASAAKPPTGRKMKARAPLPPGNPATLNVHGELKPSTDLGPSPQQNLINMKENLRNSMVDITVVLPSGLEKKSVVSGSHAMMDLLVELCLQYHLNPSHHALEIRSLETQQPLSFKPSTLVGTLNVHTVFLKEKVPEDKAKPGASKVPEKSVCLVVNYLRTQKAVVRVSPEVPLQNILPVICAKCEVSPEHVVLLRDNIAGEELELSKSLNELGIKELYAWDNKRETLRKSSLGDDETDKEKKKFLGFFKVNKRSNSKAEQLELLGVDGEDGSESASGRGWNGCLTTPNSPSVNSRSITLGPSLSLSNISGVSVKSEMKKRRAPPPPSLPSTGTPVQDRASEKVSLGSQIDIQKKKRRAPAPPPPQPPPPSPLVPSRTEDREENRKSTMGVGRQVPQKPPRGTARGPPQLVLPPPPPYPPPDSDVAEPLGFPGEGAGQEASDLRPKLSLPLGPSSNCMVDGGPLALSEAEETASVGSCFASEDTTEDSGVMSSPSDIISLDSQHDSVKSKDKWTTDQEDCSDQDLTGTPEMGPQRSPSWERNGSGHLHQRPEKAATASNDDEHLLITGQFQKTHAELDEEEMEESYETDTSSLTNSLNDVSNHLTQDAIITSSNADAIPVTFIGEVLDDPVDLGLFSNRNNNAGSSDTGSIASRRTHLSFQAEDNPPLGKKREVPESYTPSHDSGKNTRLALSNTCNAVNSIKIGPRVTTSASKLHTDDLNAQEKSQVYGWTCSEKTGPATQRGNSQPASEKEGNDKNEVLSPPSWYQRGQNTGGSYGLKYGLTTYKIVPAKSEMRCYDRGASLSTGAIKIDELGNLVGPYMNGSKTIPVSSSVLETEGQPVGKVKEFWRSTSMENRSSVPTECPVKRTSTTLPTNPQNPESRLRAHPTSPGPTLTLPQQQPAPREDGRHLEERRSQSHRAITVQAKGPATTTTEVSFLKPPRRTSSQYVASAIAKRIEAQKPHANLTVKHSDAQRSYEGRAPKPAGRHLATKDNITPNPCSETALRKDDAKQPCFNLSSSNGVESAVGTHPRAEITSSYGKLSAQNCPAGTPKSSFVPLIKPSQRDHVSVGQSCGFSGKQSPRNQKTSSASEPQYVQDSTDAPPSHSADEQASPRALVNGLRWPPVSSEPPHSLKVSTTNSHVSPDTEQKPNTLSTDANETEGTLTSSIFGPKKKFKPVIQRPAPKDTSLHSALMEAIHAAGGKEKLRKTAEHTSERGPKKLFYTEAESERSALLAAIRGHSGACSLKKVSSLASEELQTLRDAELSAHGSQIPQQDSLCVSPPPPPLPPAAPAPPVPRTATASKFSTGTLNNPVDARQALMDAIRSGSGAARLKKVPLLV